One stretch of Streptomyces peucetius DNA includes these proteins:
- a CDS encoding DNA translocase FtsK, which yields MASRTSGKGSQGTAGTAKPRAGRTTGAAKKAAPAKKAAPRKTAPAKKAAAPKPAPSPTGGVYRLVRAVWLGLAHAVGAMFRGIGRGAKGLDPAHRKDGLALLLLGLALIVAAGTWSNLRGPVGDLVEMLITGAFGRLDLLAPILLGAIAVRLILYPERPEANGRVVIGLSALVIGVLGQVHMACGSPGRGEGTEAIQDAGGLIGWAVSKPLIFAMGEVLAVPLLVLLTVFGLLVVTATPVNAIPQRLRLLGSKLGIVEPRHEGGAGDDDERYEEQWREALPTAPRRSPRRAAAAPADADPDTAEEEAIARRRRPRRPSAQPAVGREMDAVDVAAAAAAALDGAVLNGMPPSPLVADLTRDVTADRQRAATPVPTAREPEAADRERPAPATQGVVPDLTKPVREQPQELPPRAEQLQLSGDITYSLPSLDLLERGGPGKTRSAANDAVVASLTNVFTEFKVDAAVTGFTRGPTVTRYEVELGPAVKVERITALTKNIAYAVASPDVRIISPIPGKSAVGIEIPNTDREMVNLGDVLRLADAAEDDHPMLVALGKDVEGGYVMANLAKMPHVLVAGATGSGKSSCINCLITSVMIRATPEDVRMVLVDPKRVELTAYEGIPHLITPIITNPKRAAEALQWVVREMDLRYDDLAAYGYRHIDDFNQAVRGGKVKPPEGSERELQPYPYLLVIVDELADLMMVAPRDVEDAIVRITQLARAAGIHLVLATQRPSVDVVTGLIKANVPSRLAFATSSLADSRVILDQPGAEKLIGKGDGLFLPMGANKPTRMQGAFVTEDEVAAVVRHCKDQMAPVFREDVVVGTKQKKEIDEDIGDDLDLLCQAAELVVSTQFGSTSMLQRKLRVGFAKAGRLMDLMESRNIVGPSEGSKARDVLVKPDELDGVLAVIRGETHS from the coding sequence ATGGCCTCACGTACGTCCGGCAAGGGTTCCCAGGGCACGGCGGGCACCGCGAAGCCGCGCGCCGGCCGTACGACCGGTGCCGCGAAGAAGGCGGCGCCCGCGAAGAAGGCCGCCCCCAGGAAGACGGCGCCCGCCAAGAAGGCGGCCGCGCCGAAGCCCGCACCGTCCCCCACCGGGGGCGTGTACCGCCTGGTGCGCGCCGTCTGGCTGGGTCTCGCGCACGCCGTCGGGGCGATGTTCCGCGGCATAGGGCGTGGCGCCAAGGGACTGGACCCGGCGCACCGCAAGGACGGCCTGGCCCTGCTGCTCCTCGGGCTGGCGCTGATCGTCGCGGCGGGTACCTGGTCGAATCTGCGCGGCCCGGTCGGCGATCTCGTCGAGATGCTGATCACCGGCGCCTTCGGCCGGCTCGATCTGCTCGCGCCGATACTGCTGGGCGCGATCGCCGTACGACTCATCCTCTATCCCGAGCGGCCGGAGGCCAACGGCCGCGTCGTCATCGGCCTTTCCGCGCTCGTCATCGGCGTACTCGGCCAGGTCCACATGGCGTGCGGGTCGCCCGGCCGGGGCGAGGGCACGGAAGCGATCCAGGACGCGGGCGGCCTGATCGGCTGGGCCGTGTCCAAACCGCTGATCTTCGCCATGGGCGAGGTGCTCGCGGTACCGCTGCTCGTGCTGCTCACCGTCTTCGGCCTCCTCGTCGTCACCGCCACGCCCGTCAACGCCATTCCGCAGCGCCTGCGGCTGCTCGGCTCCAAGCTCGGCATCGTCGAGCCGCGGCACGAGGGCGGGGCCGGGGACGACGACGAGCGGTACGAGGAGCAGTGGCGCGAAGCCTTGCCGACCGCGCCGCGCCGTTCGCCGCGCCGCGCAGCGGCGGCGCCCGCGGACGCCGATCCGGACACCGCGGAGGAGGAGGCCATCGCCCGGCGCCGCCGGCCGCGACGCCCGTCGGCGCAGCCGGCCGTCGGCCGGGAGATGGACGCGGTGGACGTCGCCGCGGCGGCGGCAGCCGCCCTGGACGGCGCCGTGCTGAACGGTATGCCGCCCTCTCCGCTGGTCGCGGACCTGACGCGGGACGTCACCGCCGACCGGCAGCGCGCCGCCACACCCGTGCCGACCGCACGGGAACCCGAGGCCGCGGACCGTGAAAGGCCGGCCCCGGCGACACAGGGTGTCGTGCCCGACCTGACCAAGCCGGTGCGCGAACAGCCCCAGGAGCTGCCCCCGAGGGCCGAGCAGCTCCAGCTCTCCGGCGACATCACCTACTCGCTGCCGTCGCTCGACCTGCTCGAGCGCGGCGGGCCCGGAAAGACCCGCAGTGCCGCCAATGACGCGGTCGTCGCCTCGCTGACCAACGTGTTCACGGAGTTCAAGGTCGACGCGGCCGTCACCGGCTTCACCCGCGGCCCCACGGTCACCCGTTACGAGGTGGAACTCGGCCCGGCCGTGAAGGTCGAACGCATCACGGCCCTGACCAAGAACATCGCGTACGCGGTCGCCAGCCCGGACGTGCGGATCATCTCGCCGATCCCCGGCAAGTCCGCCGTCGGCATCGAGATCCCGAACACCGACCGCGAGATGGTCAACCTCGGCGACGTCCTGCGCCTCGCGGACGCGGCGGAGGACGACCACCCGATGCTGGTCGCGCTCGGCAAGGACGTCGAGGGCGGCTATGTGATGGCCAACCTGGCGAAGATGCCGCACGTCCTGGTCGCCGGCGCCACCGGCTCCGGCAAGTCGTCATGCATCAACTGCCTGATCACCTCCGTGATGATAAGAGCGACGCCGGAGGACGTGCGGATGGTGCTGGTCGACCCGAAGCGGGTCGAGCTCACCGCCTACGAGGGCATCCCGCACCTCATCACGCCGATCATCACCAACCCCAAGCGGGCCGCCGAGGCCCTGCAGTGGGTCGTGCGCGAGATGGACCTGCGCTACGACGACCTCGCCGCATACGGCTACCGGCACATCGACGACTTCAACCAGGCCGTTCGAGGCGGCAAGGTCAAGCCGCCGGAGGGCAGCGAACGCGAGCTCCAGCCGTACCCGTACCTGCTGGTCATCGTCGACGAGCTGGCCGACCTCATGATGGTCGCGCCGCGTGACGTCGAGGACGCGATCGTGCGCATCACACAGCTGGCGCGCGCGGCGGGCATCCATCTGGTACTGGCGACCCAGCGGCCCTCGGTCGACGTCGTCACCGGCCTGATCAAGGCGAACGTGCCCTCCCGCCTGGCGTTCGCCACGTCGTCCCTCGCCGACAGCCGGGTCATCCTCGACCAGCCGGGTGCGGAGAAACTGATCGGCAAGGGCGACGGCCTGTTCCTGCCGATGGGCGCCAACAAACCCACCCGTATGCAGGGCGCCTTCGTGACGGAGGACGAGGTCGCCGCCGTCGTCCGGCACTGCAAGGATCAGATGGCCCCGGTCTTCCGGGAAGACGTGGTCGTCGGCACCAAGCAGAAGAAGGAGATCGACGAGGACATCGGCGACGACCTCGATCTGCTCTGCCAGGCCGCCGAGCTGGTCGTCTCCACCCAGTTCGGCTCGACGTCGATGCTGCAGCGCAAGCTGCGCGTGGGCTTCGCGAAGGCCGGCCGGCTGATGGACCTCATGGAGTCGCGGAACATCGTCGGCCCGAGCGAGGGGTCCAAGGCACGTGACGTTCTGGTGAAACCCGACGAACTTGATGGAGTGCTCGCCGTGATTCGCGGAGAGACTCACTCGTAA
- a CDS encoding HAMP domain-containing protein — protein sequence MESGVTARTKDTRAKGGRSRSNGTTEVDTAALNRLLAALVTMRDGNFRRRLTVSGDGVMAEIAAVFNEVADRNLHLTGEIARVRRMVGREGKLTERLETGACEGSWAAAVDAANELVDDLARPVSEVGRVLSAVADGDLEQRMELRSPATDGQDGAAVRPLRGEFLKVARTVNSLVDQLSAFTDEVTRVALEVGTEGKLGGQAQVRGMSGSWKDLTDSVNTMAYRLTAQVRDIALVTTAVAKGDLSRKVTVHVAGEMLQLKDTVNTMVDQLSSFSSEVTRVAREVGTEGELGGQATVPGVAGVWKDLTDSVNTMAGNLTSQVRGIAEVTTAVANGDLSQKVTVNARGEVAQLAETINQMTETLRTFADEVTRVASEVGAEGLLGGQAQVPGAAGTWKDLTDSVNTAFRNLTGQVRDIAQVTTAVANGDLSQKVTVDVAGEMLELKNTVNTMVAQLQSFGSEVTRVAREVGVEGRLGGQAEVPGAAGTWKDLTDSVNTAFRNLTGQVRDIAQVTTAVANGDLSQKVTVDVAGEMLELKNTVNTMVAQLSSFADQVTRMARDVGTEGRLGGQARVDGVSGTWKELTDSVNFMAGNLTSQVRQIAQVTTAVARGDLSQKIDVDARGEILELKNTINTMVDQLSAFAEQVTRVAREVGTDGRLGGQAQVPGVAGVWRDLTDSVNGMAGNLTAQVRNIAQVATAVARGDLSQKIDVDARGEILELKNTLNTMVDQLSNFAEQVTRVAREVGTEGILGGQAEVQGVSGTWKDLTQSVNFMANNLTSQVRNIAEVTTAVAKGDLSKKITVDAKGEILELVTTVNTMVDQLSDFADEVTRVAREVGTEGVLGGQARVRGVTGIWKDLSDNVNLMANNLTSQVRNISRVSAAVANGDLTKKVTVEARGEVAELADTVNTMVRTLSSFADEVTRVAREVGTDGRLGGQARVPGVSGTWKDLTESVNSMASNLTGQVRQIATVTTAIAKGDLTRKIDIDARGEILELKTTINTMVDQLSSFAEEVTRVAREVGTDGQLGGQARVRDVDGTWRDLTESVNEMAGNLTRQVRAIAAVATAVTRGDLNLKIDVDAAGEIQVLQDNINTMIANLRDTTLANEEQDWLKGNLARISGLMQGRRDLEDVASLIMSELTPVVSAQHGAFFLAVPTGGPETGGESYELCMRGSYGYSAGLMPTSFRPGETLIGTAAEEKRTIQVNVPPGYLKISSGLGEASPAYVIVLPVLFEGKVLGVIELASFQPFTQIQRDFLNQIAEMIATSVNTISVNTKTEVLLKQSQELTEQLRERSAELENRQKALQASNAELEEKAELLAQQNRDIEVKNTEIEEARQVLEERAEQLAVSMRYKSEFLANMSHELRTPLNSLLILAKLLADNADANLSPKQVEFAETIHGAGSDLLQLINDILDLSKVEAGKMDVSPTRIALVQLVDYVEATFRPLTAEKGLDFSVRVSPELPATLHTDEQRLLQVLRNLLSNAVKFTDSGAVELVIRPAGADVPQSIREQLLEAGSLRDADADLIAFSVTDTGIGIAAGKMRVIFEAFKQADGTTSRKYGGTGLGLSISREIARLLGGEIHAASEPGRGSTFTLYLPLQPSELPPQGYPQLVPGIGGSKVLERLAEDESETQGRPQPAAAAPAGTAALLRRRRKAQATLEAQRNAGQLGEVPGQEPWAAGADEQEGAEQGRLFAFDGEKVLIVDDDIRNVFALTSVLEQHGLSVLYAENGREGIEVLEQHDDVTVVLMDIMMPEMDGYATTTAIRRMPQFAGLPIIALTAKAMKGDREKAIESGASDYVTKPVDPDHLLSVMEQWMRQK from the coding sequence GTGGAGTCTGGCGTGACGGCGCGGACCAAGGATACGCGCGCGAAAGGCGGACGGTCCCGGAGCAATGGGACAACGGAGGTCGACACCGCAGCCCTGAACAGGCTGCTGGCGGCCCTCGTGACGATGCGCGACGGCAACTTCCGTCGCCGTCTGACGGTGTCGGGCGACGGCGTGATGGCCGAGATCGCGGCCGTCTTCAACGAGGTCGCCGACCGCAATCTCCACCTCACGGGTGAGATCGCCCGGGTCCGCAGGATGGTCGGCCGTGAGGGAAAACTCACGGAGCGGCTGGAGACGGGGGCCTGCGAGGGGTCCTGGGCGGCGGCTGTCGACGCCGCGAACGAGCTGGTGGACGACCTGGCCCGGCCGGTGTCCGAGGTCGGGCGGGTGCTGTCCGCGGTCGCGGACGGTGATCTGGAGCAGCGCATGGAGCTGCGCTCGCCTGCCACGGACGGCCAGGACGGGGCGGCGGTGCGTCCGCTGCGCGGCGAGTTCCTGAAGGTCGCCCGTACGGTCAACAGCCTCGTCGACCAGCTGTCGGCGTTCACCGACGAGGTGACGCGGGTCGCGCTCGAGGTGGGCACGGAGGGCAAACTGGGCGGCCAGGCCCAGGTGCGCGGCATGTCCGGTTCGTGGAAGGACCTCACGGATTCGGTCAACACCATGGCGTACCGGCTGACGGCGCAGGTGCGTGACATCGCTCTCGTCACGACGGCCGTCGCGAAGGGCGATCTGTCCCGCAAGGTCACCGTTCATGTGGCCGGCGAGATGCTGCAGCTGAAGGACACCGTCAACACGATGGTCGACCAGCTGTCGTCGTTCTCCTCCGAGGTGACCCGGGTGGCCCGGGAAGTGGGCACGGAGGGTGAACTGGGCGGTCAGGCGACCGTTCCCGGTGTGGCCGGTGTGTGGAAGGACCTCACCGACTCGGTGAACACGATGGCCGGGAACCTGACGTCCCAGGTGCGTGGCATCGCCGAGGTGACGACGGCGGTGGCCAACGGCGACCTGTCGCAGAAGGTCACGGTCAACGCGCGGGGCGAGGTGGCCCAGCTCGCGGAGACGATCAACCAGATGACCGAGACGCTGCGGACGTTCGCGGACGAGGTCACGCGGGTGGCCAGCGAGGTCGGCGCGGAGGGTCTGCTCGGCGGTCAGGCGCAGGTGCCGGGTGCGGCGGGGACGTGGAAGGACCTCACCGATTCGGTGAACACCGCGTTCCGTAACCTCACGGGTCAGGTGCGTGACATCGCGCAGGTGACGACGGCGGTGGCCAACGGTGATCTGTCGCAGAAGGTCACGGTCGACGTCGCCGGCGAGATGCTGGAACTGAAGAACACCGTCAACACGATGGTGGCCCAGCTTCAGTCCTTCGGTTCCGAAGTGACACGGGTGGCCCGCGAGGTCGGTGTCGAGGGCCGGCTCGGCGGTCAGGCGGAGGTCCCGGGTGCGGCGGGGACGTGGAAGGACCTCACCGATTCGGTGAACACCGCGTTCCGTAACCTCACGGGTCAGGTGCGTGACATCGCGCAGGTGACGACGGCGGTGGCCAACGGTGATCTGTCGCAGAAGGTCACGGTCGACGTCGCCGGCGAGATGCTGGAACTGAAGAACACCGTCAACACGATGGTGGCCCAGCTGTCGTCGTTCGCCGACCAGGTCACGCGCATGGCACGGGACGTGGGCACGGAGGGCCGCCTCGGCGGCCAGGCGCGGGTCGACGGCGTCAGCGGTACGTGGAAGGAACTGACGGACTCCGTCAACTTCATGGCCGGGAATCTGACGTCCCAGGTGCGTCAGATCGCGCAGGTGACGACGGCGGTGGCGCGCGGCGACCTGTCGCAGAAGATCGATGTCGACGCGCGCGGCGAGATCCTCGAGCTGAAGAACACCATCAACACCATGGTCGACCAGCTGTCCGCCTTCGCGGAGCAGGTCACCAGGGTGGCCCGCGAGGTGGGCACCGACGGCCGCCTCGGTGGTCAGGCGCAGGTTCCGGGTGTGGCCGGCGTGTGGCGTGACCTGACGGACTCCGTGAACGGCATGGCCGGGAACCTCACGGCGCAGGTGCGAAACATCGCGCAGGTCGCGACGGCGGTGGCCCGGGGTGACCTGTCGCAGAAGATCGACGTGGACGCGCGGGGCGAGATCCTCGAGCTGAAGAACACCCTCAACACGATGGTCGACCAGCTGTCGAACTTCGCCGAGCAGGTCACCAGGGTGGCCCGTGAGGTGGGCACCGAGGGCATCCTCGGCGGCCAGGCCGAGGTCCAGGGTGTGTCCGGTACGTGGAAGGACCTCACCCAGTCCGTCAACTTCATGGCGAACAACCTCACCAGCCAGGTGCGCAACATCGCGGAGGTGACGACGGCGGTCGCCAAGGGCGATCTGTCGAAGAAGATCACCGTCGACGCGAAGGGCGAGATCCTGGAGCTGGTGACGACCGTCAACACGATGGTCGACCAGCTGTCCGACTTCGCGGACGAAGTGACCAGGGTCGCCCGTGAGGTGGGTACGGAAGGTGTGCTGGGCGGCCAGGCGCGGGTGCGCGGCGTCACCGGCATCTGGAAGGACCTGAGCGACAACGTCAACCTGATGGCGAACAACCTCACCAGCCAGGTGCGGAACATCTCCCGGGTCTCGGCGGCGGTCGCCAACGGTGACCTGACGAAGAAGGTGACGGTCGAGGCGCGCGGCGAGGTCGCGGAGCTCGCCGACACCGTCAACACGATGGTGCGGACGCTGTCGTCGTTCGCCGACGAGGTGACCCGGGTGGCCCGCGAGGTGGGCACGGACGGCCGCCTCGGCGGTCAGGCGCGGGTGCCGGGCGTCTCCGGTACGTGGAAGGACCTGACCGAGTCGGTGAACTCGATGGCGTCCAACCTGACCGGTCAGGTGCGGCAGATCGCGACCGTCACCACCGCCATCGCCAAGGGCGATCTGACCCGCAAGATCGACATCGACGCGCGGGGCGAGATCCTCGAGCTGAAGACCACCATCAACACCATGGTCGACCAGCTCTCCTCGTTCGCCGAGGAGGTCACCCGGGTGGCCCGCGAGGTGGGCACCGACGGGCAGCTGGGCGGTCAGGCCCGGGTGCGGGACGTCGACGGCACCTGGCGCGACCTGACGGAGTCGGTGAACGAGATGGCCGGGAACCTGACCCGGCAGGTGCGGGCCATCGCGGCCGTCGCGACCGCGGTGACCCGCGGCGACCTGAATCTGAAGATCGATGTGGACGCCGCCGGTGAGATCCAGGTCCTCCAGGACAACATCAACACCATGATCGCGAACCTCCGCGACACCACCCTCGCCAATGAGGAACAGGACTGGCTGAAGGGCAATCTGGCCCGTATCTCCGGTCTGATGCAGGGTCGGCGCGACCTGGAGGACGTCGCGTCGCTGATCATGAGCGAGCTCACCCCGGTCGTCTCCGCCCAGCACGGAGCCTTCTTCCTGGCCGTGCCCACGGGCGGCCCCGAGACGGGCGGTGAGTCGTACGAGCTGTGCATGCGCGGCAGTTACGGCTACTCGGCCGGTCTGATGCCGACCTCGTTCCGGCCGGGGGAGACCCTGATCGGGACGGCGGCGGAGGAGAAGCGGACGATCCAGGTCAATGTGCCGCCGGGTTATCTGAAGATCTCGTCGGGGCTCGGCGAGGCCTCGCCGGCCTATGTGATCGTGCTGCCGGTGCTGTTCGAGGGGAAGGTCCTCGGTGTGATCGAGCTGGCGTCGTTCCAGCCGTTCACCCAGATCCAGCGGGACTTCCTGAACCAGATCGCCGAGATGATCGCGACGAGCGTCAACACGATCAGCGTCAACACCAAGACCGAGGTGCTGCTCAAGCAGTCGCAGGAGCTGACCGAGCAGCTGCGTGAGCGCTCCGCCGAGCTGGAGAACCGGCAGAAGGCGCTCCAGGCGTCCAACGCGGAACTGGAGGAGAAGGCCGAGCTGCTGGCACAGCAGAACCGCGACATCGAGGTGAAGAACACCGAGATCGAGGAGGCCCGGCAGGTGCTGGAGGAGCGTGCGGAACAGCTCGCCGTCTCCATGCGCTACAAGTCGGAGTTCCTGGCGAACATGTCGCACGAGCTGCGCACGCCGCTCAACTCCCTGCTGATTCTGGCCAAGCTGCTCGCGGACAACGCGGACGCCAACCTCTCACCGAAGCAGGTGGAGTTCGCCGAGACGATCCACGGCGCGGGTTCCGATCTGCTCCAGCTGATCAACGACATCCTCGACCTGTCGAAGGTCGAGGCGGGCAAGATGGACGTCAGCCCGACCCGTATCGCGCTGGTGCAGCTGGTCGACTACGTCGAGGCGACGTTCCGGCCGCTGACGGCGGAGAAGGGGCTCGACTTCTCGGTCCGTGTCTCGCCGGAGCTGCCCGCGACGCTGCACACCGACGAGCAGCGGCTGCTGCAGGTGCTGCGCAACCTGCTGTCGAACGCGGTGAAGTTCACTGACAGCGGCGCGGTCGAGCTGGTGATCAGGCCGGCCGGCGCGGATGTGCCGCAGTCGATCCGGGAGCAGCTGCTGGAGGCCGGTTCGCTGCGGGACGCGGACGCGGATCTGATCGCCTTCTCCGTGACGGACACGGGCATCGGGATCGCGGCGGGCAAGATGCGGGTCATCTTCGAGGCGTTCAAGCAGGCGGACGGGACGACCAGCCGCAAGTACGGCGGCACGGGGCTCGGTTTGTCGATCAGCCGGGAGATCGCGCGCCTGCTGGGCGGCGAGATCCATGCGGCGAGCGAGCCGGGGCGCGGTTCGACGTTCACGCTGTATCTGCCGCTGCAGCCGAGCGAACTGCCGCCGCAGGGCTATCCGCAGCTGGTGCCCGGTATCGGCGGCAGCAAGGTTCTGGAGCGCCTCGCGGAGGACGAGAGCGAAACGCAGGGGCGGCCCCAGCCGGCCGCCGCCGCTCCGGCGGGTACCGCGGCGCTGCTGCGGCGGCGCCGGAAGGCGCAGGCCACCCTGGAGGCCCAGCGGAACGCGGGGCAGCTCGGGGAGGTGCCGGGCCAGGAGCCGTGGGCGGCGGGCGCGGACGAGCAGGAGGGTGCCGAGCAGGGACGGTTGTTCGCCTTCGACGGCGAGAAGGTCCTGATCGTCGACGACGACATCCGTAACGTCTTCGCGCTCACCAGCGTGCTGGAGCAGCACGGACTGTCGGTGCTCTACGCGGAGAACGGCCGGGAGGGCATCGAGGTCCTGGAGCAGCACGACGATGTGACGGTCGTACTGATGGACATCATGATGCCGGAGATGGACGGCTATGCGACGACGACGGCGATCCGCAGGATGCCGCAGTTCGCGGGGCTGCCGATCATCGCGCTCACGGCGAAGGCAATGAAGGGCGACCGGGAGAAGGCGATCGAGTCCGGAGCATCCGATTACGTGACGAAGCCGGTGGATCCGGACCATCTTCTGTCGGTGATGGAGCAGTGGATGCGTCAGAAGTGA
- a CDS encoding helix-turn-helix domain-containing protein, with protein sequence MSIGNSPEDDRPSVEDDRPSIGHVLQQARVGAGLTVDEVSTSTRVRIPIVHAIEEDDFSRSGGEVYARGHIRMLARAVGLDPEPLVAQYDSEHGGRPAPTPAAPLFEAERIRPERRRPNWTAAMVAAIVAVVGFAGFTLFSDGESGGGNVAEGPAANEPTPTEAPTTKPSDPKPDPSESAIAAVPKDKVTVKLSATSDKSWISAKSHNGKLLFDGLLLKGETKTFQDDERVDLILGNAGAIELFVNGKKVEDEFKMGGVERLSYTKGDPEVG encoded by the coding sequence GTGTCCATCGGCAACTCCCCCGAAGACGACCGGCCTTCAGTCGAAGACGACCGGCCTTCGATCGGTCACGTGCTCCAGCAGGCGCGTGTCGGCGCAGGCCTCACCGTCGACGAGGTCAGTACCTCCACCCGGGTGCGCATCCCCATCGTGCACGCGATCGAGGAGGACGACTTCTCCCGCTCCGGCGGCGAGGTGTACGCCCGCGGGCACATCCGCATGCTCGCCCGCGCCGTAGGACTCGATCCCGAGCCGCTCGTCGCCCAGTACGACAGCGAGCACGGCGGCCGCCCCGCGCCGACACCTGCCGCACCGCTGTTCGAGGCCGAGCGCATCCGTCCCGAGCGGCGCCGCCCCAACTGGACGGCGGCCATGGTCGCCGCGATCGTCGCCGTGGTCGGCTTCGCCGGCTTCACGCTCTTCAGTGACGGCGAGAGCGGCGGCGGCAACGTCGCGGAGGGACCCGCCGCGAACGAGCCCACCCCGACCGAGGCCCCGACGACCAAGCCCTCCGACCCGAAGCCCGACCCGTCCGAGAGCGCCATCGCGGCCGTCCCGAAGGACAAGGTCACGGTGAAGCTGTCCGCCACCAGCGACAAGAGCTGGATCTCGGCCAAGTCGCACAACGGCAAGCTGCTCTTCGACGGACTGCTGCTCAAGGGTGAGACCAAGACCTTCCAGGACGACGAGCGCGTCGACCTGATCCTCGGCAACGCCGGGGCGATCGAGCTGTTCGTGAACGGCAAGAAGGTCGAGGACGAATTCAAGATGGGCGGCGTCGAACGGCTCTCCTACACGAAGGGTGACCCGGAGGTCGGCTGA
- a CDS encoding two-component system response regulator: protein MVQKAKILLVDDRPENLLALEAILSALDQTLVRASSGEEALKALLTDDFAVILLDVQMPGMDGFETAAHIKRRERTRDIPIIFLTAINHGPHHTFRGYAAGAVDYISKPFDPWVLRAKVSVFVELYMKNCQLREQAALLRLQLEGGNQAEAGAGREPAGLLAELSARLAAVEEQAEALSKQLDDDAADAAAVATAAHLERKLTGLRRALDALEPGTGGGSQTLPSQS from the coding sequence ATGGTGCAGAAGGCCAAGATCCTCCTGGTCGATGACAGGCCGGAGAATCTGCTTGCGCTGGAGGCCATCCTCTCCGCGCTCGATCAGACGCTGGTGAGGGCATCGTCAGGGGAGGAGGCGCTCAAGGCGCTGCTGACGGATGACTTCGCGGTCATTCTGCTGGACGTCCAGATGCCGGGGATGGACGGGTTCGAGACCGCTGCGCACATCAAGCGGCGGGAGCGGACCAGGGATATCCCGATCATCTTCCTGACGGCGATCAACCACGGCCCCCACCACACCTTCCGCGGTTACGCCGCCGGCGCGGTGGACTACATCTCCAAGCCCTTCGACCCGTGGGTGCTGCGGGCCAAGGTGTCGGTCTTCGTCGAGCTCTACATGAAGAACTGCCAACTGCGTGAGCAGGCCGCACTGCTGCGGCTCCAGCTCGAGGGCGGCAACCAGGCCGAAGCCGGTGCCGGCCGCGAGCCCGCGGGCCTCCTCGCCGAGCTGTCCGCGCGTCTCGCCGCCGTCGAGGAGCAGGCGGAGGCGCTCTCCAAGCAGCTCGACGATGATGCGGCGGACGCGGCTGCCGTGGCGACGGCCGCCCACCTCGAGCGCAAACTCACCGGACTGCGCAGGGCCCTTGACGCGCTGGAGCCCGGCACGGGCGGCGGCTCGCAGACGCTCCCGTCACAGAGCTAG